In Nocardia yunnanensis, one DNA window encodes the following:
- a CDS encoding electron transfer flavoprotein subunit alpha/FixB family protein: MAAVLVLVEHADGAPKKVTTELITAARTLGTPAAVVVAGSGTADKLADALAAAGAEKIYVAEGDDAEGFLVTPKVDVLAGLSESATPAAILVAATAEGKEVSGRLAARIGSGLLIDVIAVNADGSAQHSIFGGAFTVDAKATGDVPVISVRPGAIEAAPQAGAGEKVVVELPAQEEGVTKVVSREPIVGGDRPELTEATIVVSGGRGVGSADNFGKVVEPLADALGAAVGASRAAVDSGYYPGQFQVGQTGKTVSPQLYIALGISGAIQHRAGMQTSKTIVAVNKDEEAPIFEISDYGIVGDLFNVAPQLTEAVKAHKG, from the coding sequence ATGGCAGCAGTATTGGTGCTCGTGGAGCATGCCGACGGTGCGCCCAAGAAGGTGACCACCGAACTCATCACCGCCGCCCGCACGCTGGGCACCCCGGCCGCCGTCGTGGTCGCCGGCTCCGGCACCGCCGACAAGCTGGCCGACGCGCTGGCCGCGGCCGGCGCCGAGAAGATCTACGTCGCCGAGGGCGACGACGCCGAGGGCTTCCTCGTCACCCCCAAGGTCGACGTGCTCGCCGGCCTGTCCGAGTCCGCCACCCCGGCCGCGATCCTGGTCGCCGCCACCGCGGAGGGCAAGGAGGTGTCGGGTCGCCTGGCCGCCCGCATCGGTTCCGGTCTGCTCATCGACGTGATCGCGGTCAACGCCGACGGTTCGGCGCAGCACTCGATCTTCGGTGGCGCGTTCACCGTGGACGCCAAGGCCACCGGCGACGTGCCGGTGATCTCGGTGCGCCCGGGCGCCATCGAGGCCGCCCCGCAGGCCGGCGCCGGCGAGAAGGTCGTCGTCGAGCTGCCCGCGCAGGAAGAGGGCGTCACCAAGGTCGTCTCGCGCGAGCCGATCGTGGGCGGCGACCGTCCGGAGCTGACCGAGGCCACCATCGTGGTCTCCGGTGGCCGCGGTGTCGGTTCGGCCGACAACTTCGGCAAGGTCGTCGAGCCGCTGGCCGACGCCCTCGGTGCCGCCGTCGGTGCGTCCCGCGCCGCCGTCGACTCCGGCTACTACCCGGGCCAGTTCCAGGTCGGCCAGACCGGTAAGACGGTCTCCCCGCAGCTGTACATCGCCCTCGGCATCTCCGGCGCCATCCAGCACCGCGCCGGCATGCAGACCTCGAAGACCATCGTGGCCGTCAACAAGGACGAAGAGGCCCCGATCTTCGAGATCTCCGATTACGGCATCGTCGGCGACCTCTTCAACGTCGCCCCGCAGCTCACCGAGGCCGTGAAGGCTCACAAGGGCTGA
- a CDS encoding electron transfer flavoprotein subunit beta/FixA family protein → MPNIVVLIKQVPDTWSERKLTDGDYTLDREAADAILDEINERAVEEALLIKEAQGGEVTVLAAGPDRATEAIRKALSMGADKAIHINDPAIHGSDAVQTAYILAAALGQIEGIELVIAGNEATDGRAGAVPAIIAEYLGLPQLTHLRKLTVDGERIAGERETDEGVFKLEATLPAIVSVTEKINEPRFPSFKGIMAAKKKEVQTFTLADLGVEAGVVGVANAGTQVTGVTPKPARTAGEKIVDEGEGGQQIATYLVGQKII, encoded by the coding sequence ATGCCGAACATCGTCGTACTGATCAAGCAGGTTCCCGACACCTGGTCCGAGCGCAAGCTCACCGACGGGGACTACACCCTCGACCGCGAGGCCGCCGACGCCATCCTCGACGAGATCAACGAGCGCGCCGTCGAGGAGGCGCTGTTGATCAAGGAGGCGCAGGGCGGCGAGGTCACCGTGCTGGCCGCCGGTCCGGACCGGGCCACCGAGGCCATCCGCAAGGCCCTGTCCATGGGCGCGGACAAGGCCATCCACATCAACGACCCGGCCATCCACGGCTCCGACGCCGTGCAGACCGCCTACATCCTGGCCGCCGCGCTCGGCCAGATCGAGGGCATCGAGCTGGTCATCGCGGGCAACGAGGCCACCGACGGTCGCGCCGGTGCCGTGCCGGCCATCATCGCCGAGTACCTGGGCCTGCCGCAGCTGACCCACCTGCGCAAGCTGACCGTCGACGGCGAGCGCATCGCCGGCGAGCGCGAGACCGACGAGGGCGTGTTCAAGCTGGAGGCCACCCTCCCGGCCATCGTCTCGGTCACCGAGAAGATCAACGAGCCGCGCTTCCCGTCCTTCAAGGGCATCATGGCCGCCAAGAAGAAGGAAGTTCAGACCTTCACCCTGGCGGACCTCGGCGTCGAGGCGGGCGTCGTGGGCGTGGCGAACGCCGGCACCCAGGTGACCGGTGTGACCCCGAAACCGGCGCGCACGGCGGGCGAGAAGATCGTCGACGAGGGCGAGGGCGGCCAGCAGATCGCCACCTACCTCGTTGGTCAGAAGATCATCTAA